In a genomic window of Streptomyces sp. NBC_00525:
- a CDS encoding glutamine synthetase family protein has product MYSRSWSAPAAEGSVGSHAFVAGHGLWDERRSAAAERIEAGLDGIDLVRLVWGDPHGLVRSKTLTARTFRGVLRNGMNYSPGPFLKDTACATAVDYRGTHGIGVDEIAGLGNFVLVPDPLTFLVLPGEGVRTAWVIGDEYLRDGRPHPLSSRHVLHRVLERYAGRGLTPVLGLEVEWYLARRLDDDPGNEGNGFGLQGPAPRVAAMNAGYQFNLDAAYDTVAPVTDPLALALLGLGLPVRSMEHEMGPGQVETTFDPMSALDTADAMLFFRVFTKRWCADRGLHASFMSQPAIAGADPSGWHLNQSVLETATGRNVFGSEGLSAGLSPASKAYAEGLRDWLRDLFLLSVPTVNGYQRLGAQHALSPTRVSLGLESRTAMLRVVGSGAGAHIENRVGEPSANPYLNIAAQLFAGLDGLDGGAADGPREDFDTVPASLREALEAFRAGRAARLLGDPLAACLARLKESEVRRYEAWARQAAPVPGRVTEWEQREYFAAF; this is encoded by the coding sequence ATGTACTCCAGATCATGGTCGGCCCCTGCCGCGGAGGGCAGCGTGGGGAGCCACGCGTTCGTCGCCGGGCACGGGCTGTGGGACGAGCGGCGGTCGGCCGCCGCCGAGCGGATCGAGGCCGGGCTGGACGGGATCGATCTCGTCCGTCTGGTGTGGGGCGACCCGCACGGCCTGGTGCGCTCCAAGACGCTGACCGCCCGCACCTTCCGCGGGGTGCTGCGCAACGGCATGAACTACAGTCCCGGCCCGTTCCTGAAGGACACCGCCTGCGCCACGGCGGTGGACTACCGGGGTACGCACGGCATCGGCGTCGACGAGATCGCGGGCCTGGGCAACTTCGTGCTGGTGCCCGACCCGCTGACCTTCCTGGTGCTGCCCGGCGAGGGGGTGCGCACGGCCTGGGTGATCGGTGACGAGTACCTGCGCGACGGCCGCCCCCACCCGCTGTCCTCGCGGCACGTGCTGCACCGGGTGCTGGAGCGGTACGCCGGCCGCGGGCTGACGCCCGTGCTCGGCCTGGAGGTCGAGTGGTACCTGGCGCGCCGGCTGGACGACGATCCGGGCAACGAGGGCAACGGCTTCGGCCTGCAGGGCCCGGCCCCGCGGGTGGCCGCGATGAACGCGGGCTACCAGTTCAACCTGGACGCCGCCTACGACACGGTCGCCCCGGTCACCGATCCGCTGGCCCTGGCCCTGCTCGGCCTGGGGCTGCCGGTGCGGTCGATGGAGCACGAGATGGGCCCCGGACAGGTGGAGACGACGTTCGACCCGATGTCGGCACTGGACACGGCGGACGCGATGCTCTTCTTCCGCGTCTTCACCAAGCGCTGGTGCGCGGACCGGGGTCTGCACGCCTCGTTCATGTCGCAGCCGGCGATCGCCGGGGCGGACCCGAGCGGCTGGCATCTGAACCAGTCCGTCCTGGAGACCGCCACCGGCCGCAACGTCTTCGGCTCCGAGGGCCTGTCGGCGGGGCTCTCCCCGGCGAGCAAGGCGTACGCCGAGGGCCTGCGGGACTGGCTGCGCGACCTGTTCCTGTTGTCGGTGCCCACGGTGAACGGCTATCAGCGGCTGGGCGCCCAGCACGCCCTGTCGCCGACGCGGGTGAGCCTGGGCCTGGAGTCCCGTACGGCGATGCTGCGCGTGGTCGGCTCGGGGGCCGGCGCGCACATCGAGAACCGGGTGGGCGAGCCGAGCGCGAACCCGTACCTGAACATCGCCGCCCAGCTGTTCGCCGGGCTGGACGGCCTCGACGGGGGCGCGGCCGACGGGCCCCGCGAGGACTTCGACACCGTCCCGGCGTCCCTGCGCGAGGCCCTGGAGGCGTTCCGGGCGGGCCGGGCGGCCCGGCTGCTGGGCGACCCGCTGGCCGCCTGTCTGGCCAGGCTCAAGGAGAGCGAGGTGCGCCGGTACGAGGCCTGGGCCCGGCAGGCCGCACCGGTGCCGGGCCGGGTCACCGAGTGGGAACAGCGTGAGTACTTCGCGGCCTTCTGA
- a CDS encoding 4Fe-4S dicluster-binding protein, which produces MPVEINASSAVPSGRDIRIATRSRAGNWTKPPRRIETSECITCDSCLRGCPEQFGAIFDRGLDVVIIPELCSGCPACVLECPVDCIYVDEDWTPTDDAMWSHIALTGEGTA; this is translated from the coding sequence ATGCCCGTGGAAATCAACGCTTCGTCAGCAGTGCCGTCCGGGCGAGACATCAGGATCGCCACGCGCAGCCGCGCCGGCAACTGGACCAAGCCCCCGCGCCGTATCGAGACGTCCGAGTGCATCACCTGCGACAGCTGTCTGCGCGGCTGTCCGGAGCAGTTCGGCGCGATCTTCGACAGGGGGCTCGACGTCGTGATCATCCCCGAGCTGTGCTCGGGCTGCCCCGCCTGCGTCCTGGAGTGCCCGGTCGACTGCATCTACGTCGACGAGGACTGGACGCCCACCGACGACGCGATGTGGAGCCACATCGCACTCACCGGGGAAGGTACCGCATGA
- a CDS encoding ParB/RepB/Spo0J family partition protein, whose amino-acid sequence MAQGSAQAIMITNPFGSLGTEGADTSARGEFDLRNLERIPACDVLINSLSAGVSLRRSGTDAAHVQLLADVAGSAELPPVLVQIDGYRVIDGLHRLEAARLRGDSSVRARFVDCSDSEALVIAMKANGTHGLPLSKSDRVSGARRVLSSHPDWSDRAVARVTGLSAKTIASLRERSSVTAPHDGKRVGQDGRRRPVGPGEGRLRVAEYIAEHPDAPLRQVARETDVSLGTVHDVSTRLRRGESPERGGRRTPGATTHPLRSVPSVRSVQLPGEPPRPTAPAAAGGTGPCGPDRAPLRVAPGVPGAAQRGERADEIPVWTAVAAKMAADPTIRYTAGGREFLRWMQLHAAGPDDGWRELIDAVPAHWLGVIAPIAERIGKEWSLLAEGLRTKQDMLP is encoded by the coding sequence ATGGCTCAGGGCAGCGCGCAGGCCATCATGATCACGAATCCGTTCGGCTCCCTCGGAACGGAAGGCGCCGACACGTCGGCCCGCGGCGAATTCGATCTGAGGAATCTCGAAAGAATCCCCGCCTGCGACGTCCTCATCAACTCCCTTTCGGCGGGCGTCTCCCTGCGCCGGAGCGGCACGGACGCCGCGCACGTCCAGCTGCTCGCCGACGTGGCCGGCTCGGCGGAGCTGCCGCCCGTCCTGGTGCAGATCGACGGCTACCGCGTCATCGACGGCCTGCACCGGCTGGAGGCCGCCAGGCTGCGCGGCGACAGCAGCGTCAGGGCGCGCTTCGTCGACTGTTCCGACTCCGAGGCGCTGGTCATCGCCATGAAGGCGAACGGCACGCACGGGCTGCCGCTGTCGAAGTCCGACCGCGTGTCCGGGGCCCGGCGGGTGCTGAGCAGCCACCCCGACTGGTCCGACCGCGCCGTCGCCCGCGTCACCGGGCTGAGCGCGAAGACGATCGCCTCGCTGCGCGAGCGGTCGAGCGTCACAGCCCCGCACGACGGCAAGCGCGTCGGCCAGGACGGCAGACGGCGTCCGGTGGGTCCGGGCGAGGGCCGGCTGCGGGTCGCCGAGTACATCGCCGAGCATCCGGACGCCCCGCTGCGCCAGGTCGCGCGGGAGACCGATGTGTCGCTCGGCACGGTCCACGACGTGAGCACCCGGCTGCGGCGCGGCGAGAGCCCCGAGCGCGGCGGCCGCCGGACCCCCGGCGCGACGACGCACCCGCTGCGCTCCGTCCCCTCCGTGCGGTCCGTGCAGCTGCCCGGAGAGCCGCCGCGCCCCACCGCCCCGGCGGCCGCGGGCGGTACCGGCCCCTGCGGCCCGGACCGGGCGCCGCTGCGGGTGGCGCCGGGCGTCCCCGGCGCGGCGCAGCGCGGCGAGCGGGCCGACGAGATCCCGGTCTGGACGGCGGTGGCGGCGAAGATGGCCGCCGACCCCACGATCCGGTACACGGCGGGCGGCCGGGAGTTCCTGCGCTGGATGCAGCTGCACGCCGCCGGGCCGGACGACGGCTGGCGGGAACTGATCGACGCGGTTCCGGCCCACTGGCTCGGTGTGATCGCCCCGATCGCCGAGCGCATCGGCAAGGAGTGGAGCCTGCTCGCCGAGGGGCTCAGGACCAAGCAGGACATGCTGCCCTGA
- a CDS encoding gamma-glutamyl-gamma-aminobutyrate hydrolase family protein, which translates to MNSFANVPPSTGRPVIGIVARTAPVTFQGDDMVVGFALQAHLAFLAAADCTPVLLPLLPGVEAMADRIDGLLVPGGPDIDPALYGQDPHPGTRAATPDADRAELALIRAVLDAELPVLGICRGMQLLNVLHGGTLHQHLPEITGHDGHRPDTPSFTLGPHPLRLEPGSQVAGVIDEEAPMTACHHHQAVDRLGDGLVATGRAADGTVEAIEVKDRPFAIGVQWEAGFTPDQRLHHALVRAARR; encoded by the coding sequence ATGAATTCATTCGCGAACGTCCCGCCGAGCACCGGACGGCCGGTGATCGGAATTGTCGCGCGCACCGCTCCGGTCACCTTCCAGGGCGACGACATGGTCGTCGGCTTCGCGCTCCAGGCCCATCTGGCCTTCCTGGCCGCGGCGGACTGCACGCCCGTGCTGCTCCCGCTGCTGCCCGGCGTCGAGGCCATGGCGGACCGGATCGACGGCCTGCTGGTGCCGGGCGGCCCCGACATCGATCCGGCGCTGTACGGCCAGGACCCGCACCCGGGCACACGGGCGGCGACCCCGGACGCCGACCGCGCCGAACTGGCCCTGATCCGGGCGGTACTCGACGCCGAGCTGCCCGTACTGGGCATCTGCCGGGGCATGCAGCTGCTCAACGTGCTGCACGGCGGCACCCTGCACCAGCACCTGCCGGAGATCACCGGCCACGACGGGCACCGCCCGGACACCCCGTCCTTCACCCTCGGCCCCCACCCGCTGCGGCTGGAACCGGGCAGCCAGGTCGCCGGCGTCATCGACGAGGAAGCACCCATGACGGCCTGCCACCACCACCAGGCCGTCGACCGGCTCGGCGACGGGCTCGTCGCCACCGGCCGGGCCGCGGACGGCACCGTCGAGGCCATCGAGGTCAAGGACCGCCCCTTCGCCATCGGCGTGCAGTGGGAAGCGGGATTCACCCCCGACCAACGCCTTCATCACGCACTCGTGCGCGCCGCCCGACGCTGA
- a CDS encoding alpha/beta fold hydrolase, translating into MKKLASVTAVIVIGLSGPAVSPVAAAEGTATPASAGTIAWAPCPENDPNLGPMLKGLECGEVEVPLDYADPDGRKIALALTRAKHTVADAQYKGVVLLHRGQWPGPISRDMPTRYAKGTTGLASDVGAAYDWIGFDPRGVGASEPSIVCDPAYIDPLLPAPVPKTAAAEQSSVARAQAYADSCGDKYGDVLDHFTTSDSARDLDRMRIALGQEKINYYGIDWGGYLGSVYATMYPTRVKRMVLDSVPSPSGVGYQNQMAKSLTSEHNAKLFFAWVAKYDSVYHLGTTAGAVEAKYYQALESLRTAPVDGKIGPGEWTNVFEQVVYRSWTWTSRAKILSDFVVNDDATALRADSPTPGFPQQNRVAMTNAVNCTDGPWPKSWNVWSATLAGQYAAGNHLVTWSNGWYSAPCAFWPAQAKAAAPVGNSSADILLVQPQYDGAHGMFGALDMRVRFPNSRLIVELGGHNVGSALSANNNACLNTYVSDYLRDGTRPTSWWGIDATCQAPADPVPPTA; encoded by the coding sequence ATGAAAAAGCTCGCGTCGGTCACTGCGGTGATCGTGATCGGCCTGTCGGGTCCGGCCGTCAGCCCCGTGGCGGCGGCCGAGGGGACCGCCACGCCCGCATCGGCGGGAACCATCGCCTGGGCGCCGTGTCCCGAGAACGACCCGAACCTCGGCCCGATGCTCAAGGGCCTGGAGTGCGGTGAGGTGGAGGTCCCGCTCGACTACGCCGATCCCGACGGCCGGAAGATCGCGCTGGCGCTGACCCGCGCCAAGCACACCGTCGCCGACGCCCAGTACAAGGGTGTCGTCCTGCTGCACCGCGGCCAGTGGCCCGGTCCGATCAGCCGCGACATGCCCACCCGGTACGCCAAGGGCACCACCGGCCTCGCGTCGGACGTCGGCGCCGCCTACGACTGGATCGGCTTCGACCCGCGCGGCGTCGGGGCCAGCGAGCCGTCGATCGTCTGCGACCCGGCCTACATCGACCCGCTGCTGCCCGCCCCCGTGCCGAAGACGGCCGCGGCCGAGCAGAGCTCCGTGGCCAGGGCCCAGGCGTACGCCGACAGCTGCGGCGACAAGTACGGCGACGTGCTCGACCACTTCACCACCTCGGACTCCGCCCGCGACCTCGACCGGATGCGGATCGCGCTGGGCCAGGAGAAGATCAACTACTACGGCATCGACTGGGGCGGCTACCTCGGCTCGGTCTACGCGACGATGTACCCGACCCGGGTGAAGCGCATGGTGCTCGACAGCGTGCCCAGCCCCAGCGGCGTCGGCTACCAGAACCAGATGGCCAAGAGCCTCACGTCCGAGCACAACGCCAAGCTCTTCTTCGCCTGGGTGGCCAAGTACGACTCCGTCTACCACCTGGGCACCACCGCCGGCGCGGTCGAGGCGAAGTACTACCAGGCCCTGGAGTCCCTGCGCACCGCGCCGGTCGACGGCAAGATCGGGCCGGGCGAGTGGACGAACGTCTTCGAGCAGGTCGTCTACCGCAGCTGGACCTGGACGAGCCGCGCGAAGATACTCTCCGACTTCGTGGTGAACGACGACGCCACGGCGCTGCGCGCAGACTCCCCGACCCCGGGCTTCCCGCAGCAGAACCGCGTCGCCATGACCAACGCGGTCAACTGCACCGACGGCCCGTGGCCGAAGAGCTGGAACGTGTGGAGCGCCACCCTCGCCGGCCAGTACGCCGCCGGGAACCACCTCGTGACCTGGAGCAACGGCTGGTACAGCGCGCCCTGCGCCTTCTGGCCGGCGCAGGCCAAGGCCGCGGCCCCGGTCGGCAACAGCAGCGCCGACATCCTGCTGGTGCAGCCGCAGTACGACGGTGCGCACGGGATGTTCGGGGCCCTCGACATGCGGGTCCGCTTCCCCAACTCCCGCCTGATCGTGGAGCTGGGCGGCCACAACGTCGGCTCGGCGCTGTCGGCGAACAACAACGCCTGCCTCAACACCTATGTCAGCGACTATCTGAGGGACGGCACGCGCCCCACCTCGTGGTGGGGCATCGACGCCACCTGCCAGGCACCCGCGGACCCGGTTCCGCCCACCGCCTGA
- a CDS encoding MFS transporter → MTSYFASIRSPHFTPALLFVNTCGSFLVLVALSTRVGSATGSGLLAGAVLSAPWLPALLLAAPLNRLLSRYAPEGLVRLAEAASLLVTAAALVVPGRALLVAAVCLVVVRGFFEAVTRSATSVVLRNTVPAQRLDQANTVAEICKLTGLSIGAALAGPAASVLSLRGLFLVNAAVLALSALLAWALPSSPAAVAGAGAGKDAGSPAGADAGARTRLRVEDPVVRRLFARFLLVAFWQGFHTVAVTVIPLHLLGGGTRLVGVFVAVSAVAIFAGSLAALPAQRYLAGVPSTTWTLLPMAPLLLAVAVGRTVPTIVLYALFLVLFEMAFVHYNNRLLASASDEELPSVVTLRATLLPSGVAVSILVMGALADLAGPLPAALVVAAVTVLVTAATATTRQGPRRTAAWRARAHAGVRGKRAAGPAR, encoded by the coding sequence ATGACATCATATTTCGCGAGTATTCGCTCGCCACATTTCACGCCCGCGCTGCTGTTCGTCAATACCTGTGGCAGTTTCCTGGTTCTCGTGGCCCTGTCCACGCGTGTGGGGTCGGCGACCGGTTCGGGACTTCTCGCGGGGGCCGTGCTCAGTGCGCCGTGGTTACCGGCGCTGCTGCTGGCCGCCCCGCTCAACCGGCTGCTCAGCCGGTACGCCCCGGAGGGCCTCGTCCGGCTGGCCGAGGCGGCGAGCCTGCTGGTGACCGCGGCCGCGCTGGTGGTGCCGGGGCGGGCGCTCCTGGTGGCGGCCGTCTGTCTGGTGGTCGTGCGCGGGTTCTTCGAGGCGGTCACCCGCTCGGCCACGTCGGTGGTCCTGCGCAACACCGTCCCGGCGCAGCGGCTCGACCAGGCCAACACCGTCGCGGAGATCTGCAAGCTGACCGGTCTCAGCATAGGGGCGGCGCTGGCGGGGCCGGCCGCTTCGGTCCTGTCGCTGCGCGGCCTGTTCCTCGTGAACGCCGCCGTGCTCGCGCTCTCGGCGCTCCTCGCCTGGGCGCTGCCGTCGTCCCCCGCAGCCGTGGCCGGTGCCGGTGCCGGGAAGGACGCGGGTTCGCCGGCGGGCGCGGACGCCGGGGCCCGCACGCGGCTGCGCGTCGAGGACCCGGTGGTGCGCCGGCTCTTCGCCCGTTTCCTCCTGGTGGCGTTCTGGCAGGGCTTCCACACGGTGGCCGTGACCGTGATCCCGCTCCATCTGCTGGGTGGCGGGACGCGCCTGGTGGGGGTGTTCGTCGCGGTGTCGGCGGTCGCCATCTTCGCCGGCTCGCTCGCCGCGCTGCCCGCCCAGCGGTATCTGGCGGGGGTGCCCTCGACCACCTGGACGCTGCTGCCCATGGCGCCGTTGCTGCTGGCGGTGGCGGTCGGCCGGACGGTGCCGACGATCGTGCTGTACGCGCTGTTCCTGGTGCTCTTCGAGATGGCGTTCGTCCACTACAACAACCGGCTGCTCGCCTCGGCGTCCGACGAGGAGCTTCCGTCGGTGGTGACGCTGCGGGCCACCCTGCTGCCGTCCGGTGTGGCGGTGTCCATCCTCGTGATGGGCGCGCTGGCCGACCTCGCGGGCCCGCTGCCCGCCGCCCTGGTGGTCGCGGCCGTCACGGTCCTGGTCACCGCCGCGACCGCGACCACCCGGCAGGGCCCTCGGCGTACGGCCGCGTGGCGCGCACGGGCGCACGCGGGGGTACGGGGCAAACGCGCGGCGGGCCCCGCACGGTGA